One genomic window of Octopus bimaculoides isolate UCB-OBI-ISO-001 chromosome 2, ASM119413v2, whole genome shotgun sequence includes the following:
- the LOC106868825 gene encoding solute carrier family 23 member 1 isoform X1, with protein sequence MIPLLALSTLPEWKCPEYKSMLNATNQSDIERDHNDSTLLKVQLLEGSLMLAGIVHFLIGATGIVGVMMKFIGPVTIIPAMCLVGMVLFKVATKFSESHWGIALSTAVFAGILCLYCDKLNCYIPSWNKQKHCHLMNYPLHKVFAILFAIIFGWILSDILTKAGVLSANPQNSQYFARTDSRFHVVHSSSWFYFPYPGQFGPPSFLASAFVGFIIATMTSIIDSIGDYYACARMCGLPPPPSHAVNRGIMIEGFASCLAGAFGAGHGTSTYGGNIGAIGITKVGSRRVFQMVGVIFIVFGVLGKLGAIFVIIPYPVLGGVQIISFGIFIGLVLSNMMYIDMNSSRNLAIIGISLLFGLMVPYYVSSSKKPFDTGYVELNNILQTLLGNANFVGGALACFLDNTVPGTLEERGFIAWQEITVDESNEEKADSYGLPFINTTNKKSKIFQYIPFLPGYVSPTLSCRSRCCRHKKNVDINIA encoded by the exons ACAAATCAATGCTTAATGCAACCAACCAATCAGATATTGAAAGAGATCATAATGATAGCACTCTACTCAAGGTTCAgctg CTTGAAGGAAGTTTGATGTTGGCTGGTATTGTTCACTTCCTTATAGGTGCTACAGGTATTGTAGGAGTAATGATGAAGTTCATTGGACCAGTCACTATAATTCCAGCAATGTGTCTTGTTGGTATGGTTCTCTTTAAAGTAGCTACAAAATTCTCCGAATCACATTGGGGTATTGCATTATC AACTGCTGTTTTTGCTGGAATTTTATGTCTATACTGTGATAAGCTAAATTGCTATATACCCAGttggaataaacaaaaacactgtCATCTCATGAACTATCCTTTACACAAAGTGTTTGCA ATTCTGTTTGCCATAATATTTGGTTGGATTCTAAGTGACATCTTAACCAAAGCTGGAGTTTTGTCTGCTAATCCTCAAAACTCACAGTACTTTGCTCGGACAGACAGCAGATTTCATGTAGTACATTCTTCATCCTGGTTTTATTTCCCATATCCTG GTCAGTTTGGTCCACCTAGTTTCCTAGCGTCTGCATTTGTTGGTTTTATAATAGCTACGATGACGTCTATCATTGATTCAATTGGGGACTATTATGCATGTGCTCGAATGTGTGGTCTCCCACCCCCTCCTAGCCATGCTGTCAACCGTGGTATCATGATTGAAGGGTTTGCCAGTTGTCTTGCAGGGGCCTTTGGGGCTggacatggcaccagcacttatgGAGGAAACATTGGAGCAATTGGAATAACAAAG GTTGGAAGCAGACGAGTATTTCAAATGGTTGGCGTCATATTCATTGTATTTGGAGTCCTTGGAAAACTTGGTGCAATTTTTGTGATAATTCCTTACCCTGTACTTGGTGGAGTACAAATTATCAGTTTTGGTATTTTTATTGGTCTAGTACTCTCCAAcatgatgtatatagatatgaactCATCTCGCAACTTAGCTATCATTGGCATCTCACTTTTGTTTGGTTTAATGGTACCCTATTATGTTTCTAGCTCTAAAAAACCTTTTGATACAG gTTATGTAgaattaaataacatattacaAACATTGCTAGGAAATGCTAATTTTGTTGGTGGTGCCTTAGCTTGCTTCCTTGACAACACAGTGCCAG gCACACTGGAAGAAAGAGGCTTCATTGCATGGCAAGAAATAACTGTAGATGAATCAAATGAAGAAAAGGCTGATTCATATGGACTACCATTTATTAATACAACCAATAAGAAGTCTAAGATATTTCAGTACATTCCATTTCTCCCTGGCTACGTATCTCCTACCTTAAGCTGTAGATCCCGTTGTTGCAGACACAAGAAAAATGTTGACATAAACATTGCTTAG
- the LOC106868825 gene encoding solute carrier family 23 member 1 isoform X2, protein MLAGIVHFLIGATGIVGVMMKFIGPVTIIPAMCLVGMVLFKVATKFSESHWGIALSTAVFAGILCLYCDKLNCYIPSWNKQKHCHLMNYPLHKVFAILFAIIFGWILSDILTKAGVLSANPQNSQYFARTDSRFHVVHSSSWFYFPYPGQFGPPSFLASAFVGFIIATMTSIIDSIGDYYACARMCGLPPPPSHAVNRGIMIEGFASCLAGAFGAGHGTSTYGGNIGAIGITKVGSRRVFQMVGVIFIVFGVLGKLGAIFVIIPYPVLGGVQIISFGIFIGLVLSNMMYIDMNSSRNLAIIGISLLFGLMVPYYVSSSKKPFDTGYVELNNILQTLLGNANFVGGALACFLDNTVPGTLEERGFIAWQEITVDESNEEKADSYGLPFINTTNKKSKIFQYIPFLPGYVSPTLSCRSRCCRHKKNVDINIA, encoded by the exons ATGTTGGCTGGTATTGTTCACTTCCTTATAGGTGCTACAGGTATTGTAGGAGTAATGATGAAGTTCATTGGACCAGTCACTATAATTCCAGCAATGTGTCTTGTTGGTATGGTTCTCTTTAAAGTAGCTACAAAATTCTCCGAATCACATTGGGGTATTGCATTATC AACTGCTGTTTTTGCTGGAATTTTATGTCTATACTGTGATAAGCTAAATTGCTATATACCCAGttggaataaacaaaaacactgtCATCTCATGAACTATCCTTTACACAAAGTGTTTGCA ATTCTGTTTGCCATAATATTTGGTTGGATTCTAAGTGACATCTTAACCAAAGCTGGAGTTTTGTCTGCTAATCCTCAAAACTCACAGTACTTTGCTCGGACAGACAGCAGATTTCATGTAGTACATTCTTCATCCTGGTTTTATTTCCCATATCCTG GTCAGTTTGGTCCACCTAGTTTCCTAGCGTCTGCATTTGTTGGTTTTATAATAGCTACGATGACGTCTATCATTGATTCAATTGGGGACTATTATGCATGTGCTCGAATGTGTGGTCTCCCACCCCCTCCTAGCCATGCTGTCAACCGTGGTATCATGATTGAAGGGTTTGCCAGTTGTCTTGCAGGGGCCTTTGGGGCTggacatggcaccagcacttatgGAGGAAACATTGGAGCAATTGGAATAACAAAG GTTGGAAGCAGACGAGTATTTCAAATGGTTGGCGTCATATTCATTGTATTTGGAGTCCTTGGAAAACTTGGTGCAATTTTTGTGATAATTCCTTACCCTGTACTTGGTGGAGTACAAATTATCAGTTTTGGTATTTTTATTGGTCTAGTACTCTCCAAcatgatgtatatagatatgaactCATCTCGCAACTTAGCTATCATTGGCATCTCACTTTTGTTTGGTTTAATGGTACCCTATTATGTTTCTAGCTCTAAAAAACCTTTTGATACAG gTTATGTAgaattaaataacatattacaAACATTGCTAGGAAATGCTAATTTTGTTGGTGGTGCCTTAGCTTGCTTCCTTGACAACACAGTGCCAG gCACACTGGAAGAAAGAGGCTTCATTGCATGGCAAGAAATAACTGTAGATGAATCAAATGAAGAAAAGGCTGATTCATATGGACTACCATTTATTAATACAACCAATAAGAAGTCTAAGATATTTCAGTACATTCCATTTCTCCCTGGCTACGTATCTCCTACCTTAAGCTGTAGATCCCGTTGTTGCAGACACAAGAAAAATGTTGACATAAACATTGCTTAG